In Chloroflexota bacterium, the DNA window CGTTTGCCGAAAGGGTGCATGCCACGAATCACTACAGAGAGGTAGGGGCGATCAACTCCAGCGTTCAGAATCTGCAGGTGGCCATAGATGGCGAGACCTACGAGGTGGAGGAGATGTACCCTGCTTACAAGGCCGTGGCCGAGCTGCAGGGAGAGAAGGGCGCCTTTCGCAGTGCTGACTGGGCCTGGAAGGCAGAGCAGATCCATGCATCCATGTATCAGAAGGCGAAGCAGGCAGCAGCGGACGGGCAGGATATGCAACTGGGGCCTGTGTTCATCTGTGAGGTGTGCGGCCATACCGTGGAGGGGAATGCCCCTGACAGATGCCCGGTATGCCAGGCTCCCAAGACAAAGTTCCGGAAGTTCTGAAGCTATAAAAGTGGGTGTCATCCTTCTGCGGAAGGACGACCTGACC includes these proteins:
- a CDS encoding rubrerythrin family protein: MRKMTEANLNSAYAGESMAHMRYSIFADVAEAEGKPNIAKLFRAISFAERVHATNHYREVGAINSSVQNLQVAIDGETYEVEEMYPAYKAVAELQGEKGAFRSADWAWKAEQIHASMYQKAKQAAADGQDMQLGPVFICEVCGHTVEGNAPDRCPVCQAPKTKFRKF